One window of the Candidatus Jettenia sp. genome contains the following:
- a CDS encoding UDPGP type 1 family protein, which yields MNRKILEKEYPNYKKHIKNTFEAKQQHVFKWWDEISPGEKELLLAQIASIDFQLIEKLFHQNLRKTASAIQGSLLPPHVISVPSNTLERELAEAAKQLGESSLRKGETAILTVAGGDGSRLGGNGPKGMIHIAPISGKSIFQLHAEKIHALQQRYGIPVPWYIMTSETNNQATQDFFQSHHFFGLDARQVCFFTQGMLPVVDLQGKVLMNSKSNIVMSPNGHGGVIIALREKGILADMRRRGVKQIFYHQIDNVLIKMADPVFLGYHTGSKAEISLKVVKKRHAEEKVGIVGYIDGHLHIIEYSELSQEDMYARNGDGALKYNAGNIAVHVMDIDFLERIYQTVNALPYHAALKKVPCLDEKGDMVNPDKNNAVKFESFIFDILRYVKQGVVMEVLREEEFSPVKNLEGNDSPATAKQDIVNLFGRWLRNTGISIPMDPQGNVIGLIEISPHFALDEEELRGKINTQFQFDGLLNL from the coding sequence AAAAGAGTATCCAAACTATAAGAAGCACATCAAAAACACCTTTGAGGCAAAGCAGCAGCACGTCTTCAAATGGTGGGATGAAATATCGCCCGGGGAAAAAGAACTTCTCCTGGCACAGATCGCCTCAATAGATTTTCAGCTCATCGAGAAACTCTTTCATCAGAATCTCCGGAAAACAGCATCCGCCATTCAGGGTAGTTTACTCCCTCCTCACGTTATCTCTGTCCCATCGAATACCCTTGAAAGGGAGCTTGCAGAGGCGGCAAAACAGCTAGGGGAGTCATCTCTCCGGAAAGGAGAGACTGCCATCCTTACCGTCGCAGGTGGAGATGGATCCAGACTGGGAGGCAATGGACCAAAAGGGATGATTCACATTGCACCGATCAGTGGGAAAAGCATCTTTCAGCTTCATGCAGAAAAGATCCATGCCCTTCAGCAGCGATATGGTATACCAGTTCCCTGGTATATCATGACCAGCGAGACCAATAATCAGGCAACGCAAGATTTTTTCCAATCACACCACTTCTTTGGGTTAGATGCCAGACAGGTATGCTTTTTTACCCAAGGTATGCTTCCTGTAGTAGACCTGCAAGGGAAGGTGTTGATGAATTCGAAGTCAAATATTGTTATGAGTCCCAATGGTCATGGGGGAGTCATTATTGCTTTGAGGGAGAAGGGTATTCTTGCCGATATGAGGAGGCGTGGTGTTAAACAGATCTTTTATCATCAGATTGATAACGTGCTCATAAAGATGGCCGACCCGGTTTTTCTTGGTTACCATACAGGAAGTAAAGCAGAGATATCGTTAAAGGTTGTTAAAAAACGCCATGCGGAAGAAAAGGTAGGCATTGTAGGATATATCGACGGGCATCTCCATATTATTGAATATAGTGAGCTCAGCCAGGAGGATATGTATGCTAGAAATGGAGATGGTGCACTGAAATATAATGCAGGAAATATTGCAGTCCATGTAATGGATATTGATTTCCTTGAAAGGATATATCAAACAGTAAATGCTCTTCCCTATCATGCAGCTTTAAAAAAGGTACCCTGCCTGGATGAGAAAGGAGATATGGTAAATCCTGATAAGAATAATGCTGTTAAATTTGAGAGCTTTATCTTTGATATACTCAGATATGTAAAGCAGGGGGTAGTTATGGAGGTTCTTCGGGAAGAAGAATTCTCACCGGTAAAAAATTTAGAAGGTAATGATTCGCCAGCTACAGCAAAACAGGATATAGTTAATTTATTCGGAAGATGGTTACGCAATACCGGTATATCCATTCCCATGGATCCTCAAGGCAATGTTATTGGTCTCATAGAGATTAGTCCTCATTTTGCACTGGATGAAGAGGAATTACGAGGTAAGATTAATACACAATTTCAGTTTGACGGACTGTTGAATTTATAA
- the ald gene encoding alanine dehydrogenase, protein MIIGIPKEIKPDEYRVSLTPGGVEEMLKHGHTVLVEKGAGLGSSISDQDYEKAGAQLIDNPGDIYKYAQFIMKVKEPMPEEYHLLKEDQIIFTFFHFAASKKLTDAILQANVIAIAYETIRDENGWHPILTPMSEVAGRMSIQAGAKYLEKPMHGRGILLGGVPGVAPAEVVIIGGGVVGTNAAKVAAGFGARVTILDINMDRLRYLDDIMPKNVITLMSNIQNIRKRVADADLLIGAVLIEGARAPHVVTKDMVKTMKAGAVIIDVAIDQGGCIETSRPTTHGNPVYTECNVIHYCVTNIPGAVGCTSTQALTNVTLPYAMELVNKGYERAARENPAIMRGINAVKGKITNQAVAEAFGMDYNSLLLPSLSI, encoded by the coding sequence ATGATTATTGGTATACCAAAAGAAATTAAACCGGATGAATACCGGGTATCTCTCACCCCTGGCGGCGTGGAGGAGATGTTGAAACACGGCCATACAGTCCTTGTAGAAAAAGGCGCTGGTTTGGGAAGTAGTATTTCTGATCAGGATTATGAGAAAGCCGGCGCTCAACTCATCGACAATCCCGGCGATATCTACAAATATGCACAGTTCATTATGAAGGTCAAAGAGCCGATGCCTGAGGAGTACCATTTATTAAAAGAAGACCAGATCATCTTTACCTTCTTTCACTTCGCCGCATCAAAAAAATTAACCGATGCAATACTACAAGCGAACGTAATAGCCATTGCCTATGAAACAATTCGAGATGAAAATGGCTGGCATCCAATCCTGACACCCATGAGTGAAGTGGCAGGGCGGATGTCCATCCAGGCAGGTGCAAAATACCTGGAAAAACCAATGCACGGACGTGGGATTCTTTTAGGTGGCGTACCGGGGGTAGCCCCTGCAGAGGTGGTTATCATAGGCGGTGGTGTTGTTGGTACCAACGCCGCCAAAGTAGCAGCAGGGTTTGGAGCGAGAGTCACAATCCTCGATATTAATATGGATCGATTAAGATACCTGGACGATATCATGCCCAAAAATGTAATTACGCTGATGTCCAATATACAAAATATCCGGAAGAGGGTTGCAGACGCCGACCTGTTAATAGGAGCCGTACTTATTGAAGGGGCGCGGGCACCGCATGTGGTAACAAAGGATATGGTCAAAACCATGAAGGCAGGCGCCGTGATTATCGATGTGGCTATTGACCAGGGCGGGTGTATCGAAACGAGCAGGCCAACCACGCATGGAAACCCTGTCTATACAGAATGTAATGTAATCCATTACTGTGTAACCAACATACCCGGCGCAGTAGGATGCACATCAACACAGGCATTAACCAATGTAACATTACCCTATGCTATGGAACTTGTTAATAAAGGATACGAACGCGCAGCCCGGGAAAACCCCGCCATAATGAGGGGCATCAATGCCGTAAAGGGAAAGATCACAAACCAGGCAGTGGCCGAGGCTTTTGGAATGGATTATAATTCCTTGCTTCTGCCTTCGCTCTCTATTTAA